The Pseudodesulfovibrio cashew genomic sequence GGTGCTGGTCTCTGCAACTACCGGGATCTGGCCGTAGTCCGTGTTCACGAAGCGGAGCAGGGCCTGGTACAGGTCGTAGTCCGGGCGTACGTACACGGGCCGCGACATCAGGTCGCGTACCACCACCAGCTCGTGAAGATCCTCCTCGAACATCCAGTTGCGGACGTTGTGGATGGAAACCATGCCCACGTAGTCGCCGTTTTCGGTGCTGCGGACAGGGAAGTAGAGCTGGTCTGAGTTGGCGATGATGTCGGTCAGCGCCTTGAGCGTGGTGGACTCCTCCAGGACAATGACGTCACCGGGGTTGTAGAAGTCCGAGACATGCATCTGTTCCAGCACGTTGATGGTCGCGTCCTCGGTATGGGCAGGGGAGTCGAATTTGTTCTCCACCTGGTGCTCGTAGAGGGAAAAGTTGCGGCTCAGGACCAGGCACAAGGCTGAGGCTAACATCAGCGGCGCGAGCAGACCGTAACCCTGGGTAAGCTCAGTGACCATGATCAGCGGTCCGATGGGCGCGTTGGCCACTCCGGCGAAGAACGCTGCCATGCCCACCAGGATGTATGCGCCGGGCTGGGTGACGATGTCGGGGAAGAAATGGTTGCCGAACTTGCCGACCAGGCCGCCTGACATGCCGCCCACGAACAGGGCGGGCGCGAACATGCCGCCGGACAGGCCGGAGCCGATGGTCACCGAGGTGGCCACGGTCTTGCCCACGATGATGTAGCACATGCCGAGGGCCGGAATCTGGCCGAGGATGGCCAGCTCGAGCCAGCCGTAGCCGCCCGAGAGCAGGCCGCCGGTTACCAGGCCGTCTGTTGCCGTATAAGGGTACAGGATGCCGAGCAGCCCCATGGCCAGACCGCCCAGGGCCATGGACCACATTAGCCCGACCTTTTCCCTGAGCGGGAAGAAGACGTGATACTTGATGAAATAGAAGGTGCGGACGTACATCCAGCCCGCAGCCGCGCAGACAAAGGCGAGCAGTGCATAGAAGAGCAGTTCGCGCGGATCGGTGAAGGAAAAGCGGGGGATGCCGAAGATGGGCTCAGTGCCGAAAAAGAAGGTGAAGATGGAGTAGGCGACCACGGAACTCATGACCGAGGGCAGGATGGCCTCGGCCTCGAAGTCTTCGCGGTAAATGACCTCGACCGCGGTGAGAGCGCCGCCCAGGGGAGCACGGAAGATGGCGCCCAACCCGCCAGCCGCGCCCGAGAGCAGGAGCAGCCGCCGTTCCTTGGCGGAAAACTCGAATTTCGTGGCAAGCCATGAGCCGACGCCCGCGCCCATCTGTGTGATGGGGCCCTCGCGACCGGCCGAGCCGCCCGAGGCGATGGTCAGCACCGAACACAGACCCTTGATGATGGCCACACGGGGACGGATGACGCCCCCCTGGTTGTGGAAGGAATTGATGGTGGCGTCGGTGCCGTCGGTGCCGCCATTGATGGTCTCCGGGATGAAGCGGTTGACGAGCCAGCCCGTGATCAGGCCGGTGCCGGTGGTGAACACCGGGATGAGCCAGGGACGGAATGCGCCCTCCGGGCCGTGGAAGAGCCCTTCGCCCGCCGGATCAGGGGAAACCATGCCGGCCAGGTGGTGTTGAAGAAAGAATTTGCCCGCCTCGACCAGCCAGAAGAACCCCACGGCGACAAGGCCGGAGATGGTGCCGACCAGCACGCCGATGACGAGCCAGCGGAAAGAGGCAACGGTGGTATAGGACTTGGCTAATTCACGCCAGTAATTGAAAAATTGGTTCAAAAGACTCATTGCGGTTTGCTCGAGGTGGTGCGTTGGAAATCGGGCCGGGTCACCTTGATGGCGGCCTCGGGCTGAGAGAGAATCTGGCGGCCCAGTTCCACGTCCTTCCGGATGCGGCCCTTCAGCTCGTCGATGCCTGAAAATTTGCGTTCGTCACGGATGCGTTGAACAAAGTGGACGCGGATGTCGCTGCCGTACAGGTCGCCCTTGAAGTCAAGGAGGTGCGCCTCAACGGACAGGGCGTCGTTGCCGAAGGTGGGATTCTTGCCGATGTTGGCCACACCCATGTGGACCTCTTTGTTTACCTCGACCCAGATGGCGTAGACCCCGGGCTTGGGGAAAAGTTCGTCCACCAGCTTGAGGTTGGCGGTGGGAAAGCCAAGCAGTCGTCCTCCCCGGTTCATGCCGTGCACAACTTCGCCCTTGACCTGATAGAATCGGCCGAGCAGGGGCAGTACGGGCCAGACCTTGCCTGCCTGCACCAGGTCGCGGATACGGGTGGAACTGACCACGGCCCCGTCGATGGACACCGGGTCCAGGCGGTCCACGGTGAAGCCCTTCTTGCGGCCCAGTTCGGAGAGGGTCTCGAAGTTCCCGGCGCGACCCTTGCCCAGGTGGTAGTCATAGCCGATGATCATTTCCTTCATGTGCAGCCCGTCGAGCAGGTATTTCTGCACGAAATCCTCTGGCGAGAGTTTGGCCATCGCCATGGTGAAATTGAGCAGGAGACAGACTTGCGGGCCATACTGCGAGAGAAGCTCCAGCTTCTGTTCCGTAAGGGTGATGAAAGGCGGAGCGTCGTTGCGGAGCACCCGCAGGGGGTGGGGATCGAAGGTAACCACGACACTGGTCCGGTCGGTGGCCCTGGCCCGCGAGCAGGTCAGGTCGATGAGCCTCTGGTGTCCCTTATGGACGCCGTCGAAGTTGCCGATGGTGACGCAGGAGTCGCCGATGGCGTCCCGGATATCTTCTGGATTGTTGACGATGATCATTGGCTTTGTTGTCCAGCTGGAGTCGAGGGCAAATAAATTACGTGAAAAAGCGTTGCGCTTCAAGGCCGGTTTACTTGTCCGGTTTGGAACGATCCTGAATGGTCTTTTTGAGTTTCTCCAGTTCGTCCTTTTGTGCCTGGGTTGAGGCCTTGGCTTCGGCACCCTGTTCGTGATAGCGCGCCTTGCGCATGTCGTTGGAGTAGAGGGCGGCGTAGGCGAGGTGCAGGTTGCCTCCGAACTCGTCCCCGGACTCGCCGAGGATCATGCCCAGGTGGTGGTGGACTTCGCTGTCCTCCGGCACCAGTGCAAGGACTTTGCGCATGGTCTCTGCGCCACGTGCGCTCTGGCCCGCCTCTGCCTGAAGCCGGGCGAGGTAGAAGAGCCCGAGGGCGTCGCGCCTGTTTTTGATGACCGCCATCTGGAGATATTTGAAGGCTTCCTTCTGGTTGCCCGTCTTGAATTGGAAAATGCCTGCCTCGCGGGCTACCAGTGGGTCCGAGCCGTCCATGGACAGGGCCTTGGCAAAGGATGCTGCCGCGCCGTCCAGGTCCTTGAGCCTTTGTTGTGCGATTCCCATGCCCACGTAGTCCATGGCTGTGCGTTCCGCTGGCTTGAGGTTGTTGAAATAGGCCAGCGCCGTGTCGGCGGGGGACATCTTGGCCCGGACAATGGGCTGTATGTGGCGAAGGGTGACGGTCTCTTCCTTCCGCTCGGCAAAGGACGCGGGCATGCGCGAAATGCGATCGTGGAGGTAGGTGATGCGCTCGCTCAGGCCCGGGTGGGTGGAGATGTAGGTGGGAATCTGCGAGCCGGAATCGAACCAGCGTTT encodes the following:
- a CDS encoding M48 family metallopeptidase; this translates as MKRFISILPALFAALLLVLSPAMTAYAGILPETKITIRQENEMGRKFDRMIRTQMGMVGDTYITDYVDKVVQNIVKAKRPMPFRVQSAVVSNPILNAFAIPGGYIYIFTGLLQEVQSEDQLAAVIAHELAHVSQRHVASRIEKQGKVGILSMAGILAGAFLGMAGGKGSGKAAAAIMAGSQGMATAAMLKYSREDENEADHVGLNSLVKAGYNPEGMPETFQIMIKKRWFDSGSQIPTYISTHPGLSERITYLHDRISRMPASFAERKEETVTLRHIQPIVRAKMSPADTALAYFNNLKPAERTAMDYVGMGIAQQRLKDLDGAAASFAKALSMDGSDPLVAREAGIFQFKTGNQKEAFKYLQMAVIKNRRDALGLFYLARLQAEAGQSARGAETMRKVLALVPEDSEVHHHLGMILGESGDEFGGNLHLAYAALYSNDMRKARYHEQGAEAKASTQAQKDELEKLKKTIQDRSKPDK
- a CDS encoding bifunctional riboflavin kinase/FAD synthetase, whose protein sequence is MIIVNNPEDIRDAIGDSCVTIGNFDGVHKGHQRLIDLTCSRARATDRTSVVVTFDPHPLRVLRNDAPPFITLTEQKLELLSQYGPQVCLLLNFTMAMAKLSPEDFVQKYLLDGLHMKEMIIGYDYHLGKGRAGNFETLSELGRKKGFTVDRLDPVSIDGAVVSSTRIRDLVQAGKVWPVLPLLGRFYQVKGEVVHGMNRGGRLLGFPTANLKLVDELFPKPGVYAIWVEVNKEVHMGVANIGKNPTFGNDALSVEAHLLDFKGDLYGSDIRVHFVQRIRDERKFSGIDELKGRIRKDVELGRQILSQPEAAIKVTRPDFQRTTSSKPQ
- a CDS encoding chloride channel protein translates to MSLLNQFFNYWRELAKSYTTVASFRWLVIGVLVGTISGLVAVGFFWLVEAGKFFLQHHLAGMVSPDPAGEGLFHGPEGAFRPWLIPVFTTGTGLITGWLVNRFIPETINGGTDGTDATINSFHNQGGVIRPRVAIIKGLCSVLTIASGGSAGREGPITQMGAGVGSWLATKFEFSAKERRLLLLSGAAGGLGAIFRAPLGGALTAVEVIYREDFEAEAILPSVMSSVVAYSIFTFFFGTEPIFGIPRFSFTDPRELLFYALLAFVCAAAGWMYVRTFYFIKYHVFFPLREKVGLMWSMALGGLAMGLLGILYPYTATDGLVTGGLLSGGYGWLELAILGQIPALGMCYIIVGKTVATSVTIGSGLSGGMFAPALFVGGMSGGLVGKFGNHFFPDIVTQPGAYILVGMAAFFAGVANAPIGPLIMVTELTQGYGLLAPLMLASALCLVLSRNFSLYEHQVENKFDSPAHTEDATINVLEQMHVSDFYNPGDVIVLEESTTLKALTDIIANSDQLYFPVRSTENGDYVGMVSIHNVRNWMFEEDLHELVVVRDLMSRPVYVRPDYDLYQALLRFVNTDYGQIPVVAETSTSDIIGLINRDDVFQAYAEAIAQVKGGEERPAASAVLPE